One Capsicum annuum cultivar UCD-10X-F1 unplaced genomic scaffold, UCD10Xv1.1 ctg2352, whole genome shotgun sequence DNA segment encodes these proteins:
- the LOC107848965 gene encoding acetylajmalan esterase — MALAIRVLLLNLLVIFGVLSQKITAQQQVQMHKKRGIRACKFDKIYQLGDSISDTGNCIRDSFCGAHSSCSKHPYGMNYFHKPTGRCSNGLLMIDFIALESGLPLLNPYKDQSANFTHGANFAVAGATALSAQVLAKKKIAMSITNSSLSVQLDWMASHFKTTCSPDCPAQLKRSLFLVGHIGGNEINFGLSQGKTMEELRRMVPDIVQTIIHGVKRVIGFGATRILVPGNFPKGCGPAFLMQFMTNNSAAYDEYHCLKDLNNLAIFYNDHLQQSIDEMKKEYPNITLIYGDYYNAYMWLLQNAVSLGLDKNSLQKACCGIGGDYNYDKSKKCGAPGVSVCVHPSTHFNWDGLHLTQAAYGWLARWLIDDMIPKLNCHV; from the exons ATGGCATTGGCAATAAGAGTACTACTGCTAAATCTCCTAGTTATTTTCGGGGTGCTTTCACAAAAAATCACTGCTCAACAACAAGTACAAATGCATAAAAAACGAGGCATTAGGGCATgcaaatttgataaaatttatcAGTTGGGTGACTCAATTTCTGATACTGGCAATTGCATTAGAGATAGCTTTTGTGGTGCTCATTCTTCATGTTCCAAACATCCTTATGGAATGAACTATTTCCATAAACCAACTGGGCGTTGTTCCAATGGTTTGCTCATGATTGATTTCATAG CACTGGAATCTGGTCTTCCTCTCCTAAATCCCTACAAGGATCAAAGTGCAAACTTTACACATGGTGCAAATTTTGCAGTAGCAGGGGCTACTGCTTTATCAGCCCAAGTCCTGGCAAAGAAGAAGATTGCTATGTCTATCACTAATAGTTCATTAAGTGTGCAACTTGATTGGATGGCTTCTCATTTCAAAACTACCTGCTCCCCTG ATTGCCCAGCACAATTGAAGAGGTCTCTTTTCCTAGTTGGACATATAGGAGGAAATGAAATCAATTTTGGTTTATCACAAGGTAAAACCATGGAAGAGTTGCGTAGAATGGTTCCGGATATTGTTCAGACCATCATTCATGGTGTTAAA AGAGTCATTGGTTTTGGCGCTACTCGAATTTTAGTTCCAGGAAATTTCCCAAAAGGCTGTGGTCCAGCTTTCCTAATGCAATTCATGACCAACAACTCAGCTGCCTACGATGAGTACCATTGTTTGAAAGACTTAAATAATTTGGCGATCTTCTACAATGATCATTTACAACAATCCATCGATGAGATGAAGAAAGAGTATCCAAACATTACACTTATTTATGGTGACTACTACAATGCTTATATGTGGCTTCTACAGAATGCCGTCAGTCTTG gaTTGGACAAAAACTCTCTACAAAAAGCATGTTGTGGAATAGGAGGAGACTACAATTATGACAAAAGTAAAAAATGTGGTGCTCCAGGAGTGTCAGTGTGTGTTCACCCTAGTACTCACTTCAATTGGGATGGACTCCATTTGACACAAGCAGCATACGGTTGGTTAGCAAGATGGTTAATTGATGACATGATACCCAAATTGAACTGCCATGTTTAA